In the Nitrospirota bacterium genome, ATAACCCCATCCCCACCCTACCCCTCCCCTTGAAGGGGAGGGAATCAACATAGCCCCCTCTCCCTCAGGGAGAGGGTTAGGGTGAGGGTGGGGTTTTCATTGCCCTTTGTGAGCCCTCGGCTCATGACAGTTCATCCGAAAGTCCTCTCCGGCGGGGTAAGAAAACCCCGCCTATCCATATCTAAAGAGGATAGGCGGGACTTTCTTGTCCCGCTGATTTTCATGGCCCTTTGTGAACTCTGGTTCATGTGGGTTCATCATATTTTAATTTTTAATTTAATAAGCAGAAAATCTGTTACACAAATCCTCTATCCCCATTCTTACCTCTTTATACACTTCCTCATTTCCAATAGAGTTAAGCACCTTATCTATATACTCAACAATTGTATCTATCTCTTTTTCCTTCATACCCCTTGTTGTTATACCAGGGGTTCCGACCCTGATTCCACTCGTAACCATTGGCGGTTTGTCATCATAAGGAACGGCATTCTTATTGACAGTTATACCGGATGCATCAAGGGCTGCTTCTGCGTCCTTGCCTGTTATACCTTTATTCCTGAGGTCAACAAGCATAAGATGGTTGTCAGTCCCGCCTGAAACTATATTATATCCCCTTGCAAGCAGGCCCTCTGCAAGACGTTTTGCATTGGCAACAACCTGTGCCTGATATTCACGAAACTCAGGGGCCAAAGCCTCCTTCAAAGCAACCGCCTTTGCCGCAATAACATGCATCAATGGCCCTCCCTGTATTCCTGGGAATATAGCCTTATCAATCGCCTTTGCAAATTCAGCCTTACACATAATCATGCCGCCGCGCGGCCCTCTAAGGGTTTTGTGCGTAGTAGTAGTTACAAAGTCACAGTATGGAAAAGGAGACGGATGTACCCCTGCGGCAACCAGTCCGGCTATATGTGCAATGTCTGCAAGTGTATAAGCACCAACCTCTTTTGCAATCTCACTGAATCTTTTAAAATCAAGCGTCCTTGAATATGCACTTGCACCGATAACGATTATCTTAGGACGGTTTCCAAGGGCGAGCCTTCTTACCTCATCATAATCAATCAGCCCGGTCTCTTGCTTTACCCCGTAACTTACAATCTTATAAAACATACCGGAGAAATTGACCTTACTGCCGTGACTCAGGTGACCGCCGTGAGAAAGATTCATCCCCATAACCGTATCACCATATTTTAGTACAGAAAGATATACACCCATATTTGCCTGAGTACCGGCATGAGGCTGGACATTTACATGCTCTGCCCCGAATATGGCCTTTGCCCTTGATATTGCAAGCTCTTCTACAACATCAACAAACTCGCAACCACCGTAATATCTCCTGTGAGGATAACCTTCGGCATATTTATTGGTCATCACACAGCCCTGTGCCTCAAGCACGGCCTTGCTTGTGATATTTTCCGATGCAATGAGAACGATCTTTTTATTCTCCCTTGCTATCTCGTTCTGTATAGCCTCATAAACATCAGGGTCTAAGTTTTTTAAGTCCGTCATATCAACTACCCCTCTTTATTACCTTCTTTTAAATTATTGAATAATCCCTGTTCTAATGAACTTATCTTATCTAATCTTCTCTGATGTCTTCCGCCTTCAAAATCGGTTGTCAACCAGGCATCTACCATGGAAAGAGCAATTTCTTTGGTAAGTGTACGGCCGCCTAATACAAGGACATTGGCATCATTGTGGAGTCTGCTCATTCTTGCAGTGAATACATCATGACATAATGCAGCGCGGATATGCGGAAACTTATTTGCAACTATTGACATCCCTATGCCTGTACCACATGCAAGGATGCCTCTTTCTGCTTTCCCATTCGATACTGCTATTGCCACTTTAATTCCATAATCAGGATAATCCACTGATTCCGGATTATCAACTCCATAATCTTCGACTTCTAACCCCTTTTCTCTCAAAAAGGCAGCTACACTCTCTTTTAACTCAAGCCCCCCATGGTCAGAGGCAATTGCAATTTTCATAAACCTATTAAGAGGGGACACTTCTACCCCTGTAAAATATTATTTTGAATATCAATAAAAAGTCGTTTAATATACTCTTTTTACAAAACTTGTGTCAAGAAGATTTTTAGGAAGATTCTTAGGATAGGAAAGGTAATGGGTGATGGGTAAATGATTATAACCTCTTACCTCTTACCTGCTTTTATCATTTGACACACAATAATCAATTATGATATTTTGTCGAAAGTTAAATTTGGTTGGGCGGGAGTAGCTCAGGGGTAGAGTCCCAGCTTCCCAAGCTGGTTGTCGCGGGTTCAAATCCCGTCTCCCGCTCCATTTAAGTAAGCAGTAAACGGTTAGCAGTTAGCAGATAAAACCTGCCTTCACTGCTTACTGCTTACAGCTCACTGCTTACTATTTTAATTCCCCGTTTCTAAGCCCCCTCAACCCCGGTTAGATTACCAGATTAGATTAAATAATATGATGCGATAATTGCGGCTACACCTTGTCCGAGGATTATGCTTGTCCAGAAAATTGTTGCCCTCACCTTGTCCTTCTTCATCCTATTCACCTCCTTTTCGTTTAATGGATTATTTAAAAAGATTAACCTCTATCTTTATGATTCCATTATAAGAATTGGAGATTAAGGGCGTATTAAAGGCCATCAATTCTCGGTGAATCATATCTCCCTTGCTAATACGGGACAAGAAAACCCCGCCTATCGCGATAGGCGGGGTTTTCTAACCCCGCTGTAAGAGCATTTGCCCGATATTTCACCGAGAATTGCTGATTAAAGGCGGTGTTTACTATTGATGGGTATCAAATATCTCTTCAAACTTTTTGTGAACGGTTTTAAAGATATTCAGGATATCAGGGTCAAAGTGTCCTGGCATGGTCCTGCCGTCTCCCTCTGTTATAATATTAAATGTCTTATCATGACTGAATGAAGGTTTATACGGGCGGGTACTCC is a window encoding:
- a CDS encoding serine hydroxymethyltransferase, encoding MTDLKNLDPDVYEAIQNEIARENKKIVLIASENITSKAVLEAQGCVMTNKYAEGYPHRRYYGGCEFVDVVEELAISRAKAIFGAEHVNVQPHAGTQANMGVYLSVLKYGDTVMGMNLSHGGHLSHGSKVNFSGMFYKIVSYGVKQETGLIDYDEVRRLALGNRPKIIVIGASAYSRTLDFKRFSEIAKEVGAYTLADIAHIAGLVAAGVHPSPFPYCDFVTTTTHKTLRGPRGGMIMCKAEFAKAIDKAIFPGIQGGPLMHVIAAKAVALKEALAPEFREYQAQVVANAKRLAEGLLARGYNIVSGGTDNHLMLVDLRNKGITGKDAEAALDASGITVNKNAVPYDDKPPMVTSGIRVGTPGITTRGMKEKEIDTIVEYIDKVLNSIGNEEVYKEVRMGIEDLCNRFSAY
- the rpiB gene encoding ribose 5-phosphate isomerase B, giving the protein MKIAIASDHGGLELKESVAAFLREKGLEVEDYGVDNPESVDYPDYGIKVAIAVSNGKAERGILACGTGIGMSIVANKFPHIRAALCHDVFTARMSRLHNDANVLVLGGRTLTKEIALSMVDAWLTTDFEGGRHQRRLDKISSLEQGLFNNLKEGNKEG